One window of the Endomicrobium proavitum genome contains the following:
- a CDS encoding 3-isopropylmalate dehydrogenase produces MSKSYNVALLPGDGTGPEVIREGVKVIEAAAKKNNFKLNFTNYDLGGERYMKTGEVLPESVIEEFKKFDVMYLGAIGHPDVKPGILEKGILLKLRFELDQYINLRPVKLYPNVETPLKDKKPADIDMVIVRENTEGIYIGAGGFLRKDTLQEVATQESINTRFGVERCVRYAFDLTKKRAKNNKLTLCGKTNVLTFASDLWQRTFNVAAKDYPTIKGDYVNVDAVCMWLVKNPEWFDVIVTDNLFGDIITDLAAMIQGGMGVASGGNINPEGVSMFEPMGGSAPKYTGQNIINPIATINAGALLLENIGEAKAAKDVDNAVIKALESGKIKSMSAGKMGLSTTEVGDLVASYL; encoded by the coding sequence ATGTCAAAATCGTATAATGTAGCTTTACTTCCCGGAGACGGAACCGGTCCTGAAGTTATTAGAGAAGGGGTAAAAGTTATTGAAGCTGCTGCGAAAAAAAATAACTTTAAATTAAATTTCACCAATTATGATTTGGGCGGCGAAAGATATATGAAAACCGGAGAAGTCTTGCCGGAAAGCGTTATTGAAGAGTTTAAAAAGTTTGACGTTATGTATTTGGGCGCAATAGGTCACCCCGATGTGAAGCCGGGGATTTTAGAAAAAGGCATTCTTTTAAAACTTCGTTTTGAGCTTGATCAATATATAAATTTACGTCCGGTAAAACTTTATCCTAACGTTGAAACTCCGTTGAAAGATAAAAAACCGGCAGACATAGATATGGTAATTGTCCGCGAAAACACCGAAGGCATTTACATTGGCGCCGGCGGGTTTTTGAGAAAAGATACGCTTCAGGAAGTTGCAACGCAGGAATCTATAAACACTCGTTTTGGCGTTGAAAGATGCGTGCGCTACGCGTTTGACCTTACAAAAAAGAGAGCAAAAAATAATAAACTTACTCTTTGCGGAAAAACAAACGTTTTAACTTTCGCTTCAGATTTATGGCAGAGAACTTTCAATGTTGCAGCAAAAGATTATCCTACAATTAAAGGCGATTATGTAAACGTTGACGCTGTTTGTATGTGGCTTGTAAAAAATCCGGAATGGTTTGACGTAATAGTTACCGACAATCTTTTCGGCGATATTATCACGGATTTGGCAGCTATGATTCAAGGCGGCATGGGCGTTGCATCCGGCGGAAATATTAACCCCGAAGGCGTTTCAATGTTTGAACCCATGGGCGGATCGGCTCCTAAATATACAGGTCAAAATATAATTAACCCTATAGCTACAATTAATGCGGGCGCGCTGCTGCTTGAAAATATCGGCGAAGCCAAAGCCGCAAAAGATGTGGATAACGCGGTTATCAAAGCGTTGGAAAGCGGAAAAATAAAAAGCATGTCCGCCGGCAAAATGGGTCTTTCAACAACCGAAGTCGGCGATTTGGTTGCTTCTTACTTATAA